The sequence below is a genomic window from Strix uralensis isolate ZFMK-TIS-50842 chromosome 11, bStrUra1, whole genome shotgun sequence.
taaagtaaatttgaTCTAGAAATTCCTGAGTTTGGCAGCTACGCCACGCTGAGCCAGCGGCACCGGGAGGTCCGTACCCTGTTCGACCGCAGTTTGAACCCCGGGCAGACGCTGCGTGTTGCCACTACAAGCGCTCGTTACGGGCGGGGCGAGGGCGGCGGCACCGCGCACGGCGGAGCTCGGAGGGGCCCGCTGGGCCGGCGGGAGGAGCGGCGGGGAGGCGCGGGAggccgcgggcccggccgcccccgccgcccgcgaGCCCCGTCCCCCGGCAGCGGGGCCCCGGCCGCGGGAGGCGGCGCCTCTCGGGGAggcgggtcgggccgggccggcgcTGCCTTCCGGGGCTCGGCACGGCGGCCGGCGCCGGGCAGGATGCGCTCCGccgccccgctgctgctgctctcggcctgcctgctgctgccgccgctgctgctgccggccGCGCCCGGCGCCCGCGGCAGCCAGGAGCCGGCGGCGGTGAACGGCAgccgcctgcccgccccgccgcccgccgcgcccggcaACCACAGCGGGGCCCAGCTCAGCCCCGTGCCCGCGCTGCTCCGCGACCTCTCCGCGCTGAAGGCCGCCGTCATCGGGGCCTGCGCCCTCACGGCCGCGCTCATCGCCTGCCTCCTGCTCCGCGTCTTCAGGtagggcccggccgggccgcgccgcgccctcCCCCGGCAGGTGCCGGCGCCGGCCCGAGGCCTCCGCCCGCGGCCTGGGGGGGCTCCCCGTGGCCTCGGCCGAGGAGgcagggggcggccgggggggctcCGGCCGAGGCAGACGCTCAGCGCTGAGCCCCGTTAGCGGCGCCGCTCCCCGGGGAGGCGGGAAGCCCCGGCGGTACCGAGCTCCGCGCCTCTTGGTGATACTCTGAAAGGCTGACTTCAAGCTCAGCATCCCTAAATGCCTCCTGAAACTCCGGGGGAGTCGCCGGGCCGCCGCCGGCCTCACACCTCGGCGTCTTCCTCCACTTCTGCAGGAAAATAGGGCAGGAGTTGGTTTTCCAGCGGCTTTTTGCAGGCGTGGGCACACAGGCTGGGTCCGCGGCcgtggctgggtgctggggcgGGCGCAGACCGGCCTGTGACGCTCCATCTGGACACACGGATACGCGTGGGATTTCTGGCTGTGCGGGGGGTGGGTCGCTGCggtggggggctgcggggtctCCGTCCGTGGAGATCCTCAAAGCCCAAGAGGACAGCGGGCTCCGGGCGGCCCCGcgtgatctccagaggtcccgtCCAGCCTCAGCCACGCGTGTCTTGTGCGCCCATGGGATGACACAGGTGCCACCCCTGTAGTAACTCATGCTGGATAAAAACGACAAATCgtcattttttctttcaatggAGCTTAAGCAGATGGGCTTAAGGAGGTCCAGCGTGGGCAGAAGTAGGTGTTGGTTTAGACCACAGCCCTGATGTGGCTGGAACTGTGATGTGTAACCAGACTCCCCAGTGTTTCTGTCGGGTGGATGGCTGATGGATGCAAGCGCCCGCTCCCAGCACCGAAGGAAAGAAACTCCCGGTTGCTCGCAGAGCTGAGAGAAGTGCTGGTGAGCAGCA
It includes:
- the FAM174B gene encoding membrane protein FAM174B isoform X1, giving the protein MRSAAPLLLLSACLLLPPLLLPAAPGARGSQEPAAVNGSRLPAPPPAAPGNHSGAQLSPVPALLRDLSALKAAVIGACALTAALIACLLLRVFRSGKRIKKTRKYDIITTPAERVEMAPLNEEDDEDEDSTVFDVKYRTTIALSFHDDILIVPRSSGQTNFNK
- the FAM174B gene encoding membrane protein FAM174B isoform X2 — encoded protein: MRSAAPLLLLSACLLLPPLLLPAAPGARGSQEPAAVNGSRLPAPPPAAPGNHSGAQLSPVPALLRDLSALKAAVIGACALTAALIACLLLRVFRSGKRIKKTRKYDIITTPAERVEMAPLNEEDDEDEDSTVFDVKYR